In one window of Lycium ferocissimum isolate CSIRO_LF1 unplaced genomic scaffold, AGI_CSIRO_Lferr_CH_V1 ctg8193, whole genome shotgun sequence DNA:
- the LOC132045840 gene encoding two-component response regulator ORR22-like — MSRTATNEFLNPLQVKEKEKSQSPKGLKVLAIDDNVVCLKVLGSLLQKCGYTVTTTRNANEALEMLRKNKESFDIVITDVVRDDMDGFKLLEAIGLEMDIPVIMTSANGEIKTIVEGIKHGASDYLVKPIKMEDVKNIFQHVTTSNKTIEDDHSTPISCNDTNEFGVQESSSSLPLKRKSKNSLLQDEDEETNTDQSSGESCPPKKKNRMRWSKELHYKFLDAYYQLEADNLDKVVPKRILEIMNEPGITREKVASHLQKFRNGLKKQNVILNQDSTISTTCNSPTMPFTGHSVRKPELSNNNIFLNQKPCLVPRNHYEQFLLQQNAGNFAPISANPIVDNRVSRPMLAANVISQPDLNSLQYLDENHSSRRNMDEGILNNMPQHSAFFGYQGPVSGEMQPVISICPYSSGPFSLNYVGVSDHQMFGDVSVSQQITPISSFDSSGLVVSSTPGR, encoded by the exons ATGTCTCGTACTGCTACCAATGAGTTCTTAAATCCATTGCAAGTGAAGGAGAAGGAAAAGTCCCAGTCTCCAAAAGGCTTAAAAGTTCTTGCCATTGATGACAATGTGGTTTGTCTTAAAGTTCTCGGTTCCCTCCTCCAAAAATGTGGCTATACAG TTACAACGACAAGAAATGCGAATGAAGCACTGGAGATGTTGAGGAAGAACAAAGAGAGCTTTGACATTGTCATAACTGATGTTGTTAGAGATGATATGGATGGTTTCAAGCTATTGGAAGCTATTGGCCTTGAGATGGATATTCCAGTAATAA TGACATCTGCAAATGGTGAGATTAAAACAATTGTGGAGGGAATCAAGCATGGAGCTAGTGACTACTTGGTGAAGCCTATAAAAATGGAGGATGTCAAGAATATTTTTCAACATGTTACTACTAGTAATAAAACTATAGAAGATGATCATAGTACTCCAATATCATGCAATGACACAAATGAATTTGGGGTTCAAGAATCAAGCTCATCATTGCCGCTcaaaagaaaaagcaagaatAGCTTACTacaagatgaagatgaagaaacaaATACTGATCAATCTAGTGGAGAATCTTGTCctcctaaaaagaaaaatagaatgCGTTGGTCTAAGGAATTGCACTACAAGTTCTTGGATGCTTATTATCAGCTTGAAGCTGATAATCTTGATA AGGTTGTTCccaagagaattcttgaaatCATGAATGAACCTGGGATAACTAGAGAAAAAGTAGCAAGTCATCTTCAG aAGTTTCGGAATGGCTTAAAGAAGCAAAATGTAATTTTGAATCAAGATAGTACAATTTCCACAACTTGCAATTCTCCAACAATGCCATTTACAGGGCACTCTGTTAGAAAACCTGAGTTGTCaaacaacaacatttttctAAATCAGAAGCCCTGTCTCGTGCCTCGGAACCACTACGAACAATTCCTGCTTCAGCAAAATGCAGGGAATTTTGCTCCAATAAGTGCCAATCCGATCGTTGATAATCGTGTTTCTCGTCCCATGTTGGCTGCTAATGTAATTTCTCAGCCTGATTTAAATAGTCTTCAGTATCTTGACGAAAATCATAGTTCGCGGAGAAATATGGACGAAGGGATCTTGAACAATATGCCTCAACATTCTGCATTTTTTGGTTATCAAGGTCCTGTTTCAGGTGAAATGCAGCCAGTTATTTCAATTTGCCCATATTCAAGTGGTCCTTTTTCACTGAATTATGTTGGTGTATCTGATCATCAAATGTTTGGAGATGTTTCAGTGTCACAACAGATTACACCTATTTCATCATTTGATTCAAGTGGACTTGTCGTAAGTTCCACACCTGGTAGGTAA
- the LOC132045843 gene encoding uncharacterized protein LOC132045843 isoform X2, producing MNAEFFVHRTAFFGQLEGRDLVSFNRRAASEFGVEASGSSINFCGVQIDGLQGNGQNRLLQLLRDDSERNSYMHEDNYTSLDDDLSTMVQQFQDNSAPNL from the exons ATGAACGCAGAATTCTTCGTGCACCGAACTGCCTTTTTTG GACAGCTCGAAGGAAGGGATTTAGTTAGTTTTAATAGAAGAGCCGCTTCAGAATTTGGTGTAGAAGCTAGTGGTTCTTCAATTAACTTTTGTGGTGTTCAAATAGATGGCTTACAAGGGAATGGCCAAAATAGACTTTTGCAACTACTTCGTGATGATTCCGAGAGAAACAGCTATATGCATGAGGATAATTATACTTCATTGGATGATGACCTTAGCACAATGGTACAACAG TTTCAGGACAACTCGGCTCCAAATTTGTGA
- the LOC132045843 gene encoding uncharacterized protein LOC132045843 isoform X1 yields MNAEFFVHRTAFFGSALRRQLEGRDLVSFNRRAASEFGVEASGSSINFCGVQIDGLQGNGQNRLLQLLRDDSERNSYMHEDNYTSLDDDLSTMVQQFQDNSAPNL; encoded by the exons ATGAACGCAGAATTCTTCGTGCACCGAACTGCCTTTTTTGGTAGTGCTTTACGAA GACAGCTCGAAGGAAGGGATTTAGTTAGTTTTAATAGAAGAGCCGCTTCAGAATTTGGTGTAGAAGCTAGTGGTTCTTCAATTAACTTTTGTGGTGTTCAAATAGATGGCTTACAAGGGAATGGCCAAAATAGACTTTTGCAACTACTTCGTGATGATTCCGAGAGAAACAGCTATATGCATGAGGATAATTATACTTCATTGGATGATGACCTTAGCACAATGGTACAACAG TTTCAGGACAACTCGGCTCCAAATTTGTGA